In the Acidovorax sp. A79 genome, one interval contains:
- the orn gene encoding oligoribonuclease produces MPEAHHPTPQALAKSDQNLVWLDCEMTGLEPDTDRLLEIAVIVTGPSLEPRIEGPVFAIHQPDELLNKMDAWNKGTHGRSGLIDKVKASTVTEAQAEQQIIAFLSQYVPKGTAPMCGNSIGQDRRFLVRYMPKLERFFHYRNVDVSTLKELAKRWKPEAYTSFKKAQKHTALADVHESIDELAHYRRHLLSV; encoded by the coding sequence ATGCCAGAAGCCCACCATCCCACCCCCCAGGCGCTTGCCAAGTCCGACCAGAACCTCGTCTGGCTCGACTGCGAAATGACCGGCCTGGAGCCCGATACCGACCGTCTGCTCGAAATCGCCGTCATCGTGACCGGCCCCAGCCTGGAGCCGCGCATCGAAGGCCCGGTGTTTGCGATCCACCAGCCTGACGAACTCCTCAACAAGATGGATGCCTGGAACAAGGGCACCCATGGCCGCAGCGGCCTGATCGACAAGGTCAAGGCCTCCACCGTGACCGAAGCGCAGGCCGAGCAGCAGATCATTGCCTTTCTGAGCCAGTATGTTCCCAAGGGCACGGCACCCATGTGCGGCAACAGCATCGGGCAGGACCGGCGCTTTCTGGTGCGCTACATGCCCAAGCTGGAGCGGTTCTTTCACTACCGCAATGTGGACGTGAGCACCCTCAAGGAGCTGGCCAAGCGCTGGAAACCCGAGGCCTACACGAGCTTCAAGAAGGCCCAGAAGCACACGGCCCTGGCCGACGTGCATGAGTCCATCGACGAGTTGGCGCACTACCGCAGGCATCTGCTGTCGGTGTGA